In one window of Nicotiana tabacum cultivar K326 chromosome 12, ASM71507v2, whole genome shotgun sequence DNA:
- the LOC107827961 gene encoding uncharacterized protein LOC107827961 has protein sequence MGMKLFDGDDDDVEKLDKIEINEEFARRYEHNKKREDLQKLEELKKKGVIDDESSSEDTDEEEEEEDLNPTSNLKFFDGLLKIKKGDPVVLNNKDAKLFDSESESESETNFESEEKKHKNKKPMYLKDVVSKHLIEEGPEFGDEEEEKKVKTYSEEQEDLREEFLNAVKEDEEEEDLFKVKENEKREDGLGDDEEEEGDNEFAKKLDEFFGEDEKLDEETVFLKDFFRKKMWKDDKKGKRGDDGEDVEFSEDEEEIERQEDYEREFNFRFEENAGDRVWGHSRQVEGSVRKKTNTRKLQRERKEERMVQAEEERKEELKRLKNLKKKEMKERLDKIKETAGIGEDEVCLLDVDDLEEEFDPDEHDRKMKAAFSDAYYEADDIDPEFGSDKDEDDGDLEKPDFDKEDELLGLPKGWDKVDEPRDGFLSTREKLLKAMENEGGDHEQTGDDNKGSAADDEVAEEGKRKKKRKRTSTLMKTVKEQLMEEYYKLDYEDTIGDLKTRFKYRPVRAKRFGLTPEEMLTMEDKELSQYVSLKKIAPYREKEWKVDRLKTLEVRKKLKGEVSHVPKTEKKRKFGKKENFDGETDDRKGKQVESNGDTSKQSRRSRRRKQQAEHKLSEVRLKAYSANPSESNSKKK, from the coding sequence ATGGGAATGAAGCTATTCGACGGAGACGATGATGATGTAGAGAAGCTGGACAAAATTGAGATAAACGAGGAATTCGCCCGCCGCTACGAACACAACAAGAAGCGAGAGGACTTGCAAAAGCTCGAAGAACTGAAGAAGAAAGGTGTCATTGATGACGAATCCTCTTCCGAAGACAcagatgaggaagaagaagaagaggatttaAACCCTACAAGTAATTTAAAGTTCTTTGATGGTTTGCTTAAGATTAAAAAAGGCGACCCTGTTGTTTTGAATAATAAAGATGCTAAGTTATTCGATTCTGAATCTGAATCTGAATCTGAAACAAATTTTGAGTCTGAGGAgaagaaacataaaaataaaaagccAATgtatttgaaggatgtagtgtctAAGCATTTGATAGAGGAGGGTCCCGAGTTCGGAGATGAAGAAGAGGAGAAGAAAGTGAAGACGTATTCAGAGGAGCAAGAGGAtttgagagaggagtttttgaatGCTGTTAAGGaggatgaggaggaagaggaCTTGTTTAAGGTGAAAGAGAATGAGAAAAGAGAGGACGGGTTAGGTGATGACGAGGAGGAGGAGGGAGATAATGAGTTTGCTAAGAAGTTGGATGAGTTTTTCGGGGAGGATGAGAAGTTGGATGAAGAGACAGTGTTTTTAAAGGatttttttaggaagaagatgTGGAAGGATGATAAGAAAGGGAAGAGGGGGGATGATGGCGAGGATGTGGAGTTTTCGGAGGATGAGGAGGAGATTGAGAGACAAGAGGATTATGAGAGAGAGTTTAATTTTAGATTCGAGGAGAATGCAGGGGATCGAGTGTGGGGACATTCGAGGCAGGTGGAGGGATCTGTGAGGAAGAAGACAAACACAAGGAAGTTGCAGAGGGAGAGAAAGGAAGAGAGGATGGTGCAGGCAGAAGAGGAGAGGAAAGAGGAGTTGAAACGGTTGAagaacttgaagaagaaggagatgaaggagAGGCTTGATAAGATTAAGGAGACTGCTGGGATAGGAGAGGATGAGGTTTGCTTATTGGATGTCGATGATTTGGAGGAGGAATTTGATCCTGACGAGCACGATAGGAAGATGAAGGCGGCTTTTAGTGATGCCTACTACGAGGCTGATGATATAGATCCCGAGTTTGGGAGTGATAAGGATGAAGATGATGGTGACCTTGAGAAGCCAGATTTTGACAAGGAAGATGAGTTACTGGGACTGCCCAAGGGATGGGATAAAGTGGACGAGCCTCGTGATGGCTTTTTATCAACTAGGGAAAAACTTCTGAAAGCTATGGAGAATGAAGGTGGTGATCATGAGCAAACAGGAGATGATAATAAAGGAAGTGCTGCTGATGATGAGGTGGCTGAAGAAGGTAagcggaagaagaagcggaagcgGACTAGTACATTAATGAAAACAGTTAAAGAACAGCTGATGGAGGAGTATTACAAGTTGGACTACGAGGATACTATTGGAGACTTGAAGACAAGATTCAAGTATAGGCCTGTCAGAGCCAAGAGATTCGGGCTAACTCCAGAGGAGATGTTAACAATGGAGGATAAGGAGTTAAGTCAATATGTCTCTTTGAAGAAGATAGCACCTTATAGAGAAAAGGAATGGAAGGTAGACCGTCTGAAGACTCTCGAAGTGAGAAAGAAACTTAAAGGAGAAGTTTCACATGTGCCAAAaactgaaaagaagagaaagtttGGTAAGAAGGAAAATTTTGATGGTGAGACAGATGACAGAAAAGGGAAACAAGTGGAATCTAATGGAGATACAAGCAAACAGTCGAGGCGAAGTAGGAGGCGGAAGCAACAAGCTGAGCATAAGCTGTCTGAAGTCAGGCTTAAGGCATATTCAGCTAACCCGTCAGAGTCAAACAGCAAAAAGAAGTAG